The Mycobacterium sp. SMC-8 genome segment CGGTCGAGGCCGTCCTCATCGACCCTTTGCGAATCTCGGTGTACGAGCGCCCCTTGCTCAATTTGGCTGGCGCGGTGTGCACCCAGGCCTGGTCCGACGACGAGGGAGGACTGCACCTGAGCTTTTCACGTGGACACCGCATCGACGTCGATCCCGACGCTGAGGAGACCGCGTGGGAGCTGTACGGCAAACGTCACGGCTACATGGCGTGCCTGCCCCACGGTCGGGTGCGCGTGGTGCGCCACGACGTGCCCGAGGACGACAACGCCAACATCGTCAACCCGCGGTAGGCCGCTTTTTCGGGCGAGCTGGTGTCCGACGCACCGGCGC includes the following:
- a CDS encoding DUF6188 family protein, yielding MYTQWIEDCVVQRVSVRDGLVLDLDDYNEIVISRPLILTLPAVDRFPVEAVLIDPLRISVYERPLLNLAGAVCTQAWSDDEGGLHLSFSRGHRIDVDPDAEETAWELYGKRHGYMACLPHGRVRVVRHDVPEDDNANIVNPR